Genomic segment of Streptococcus australis:
TTTTGGGGTTGAAACCAAGAGGCTATTTTTCGTGAGTAAGCAAAATAGTTGCGTTTTTAATCTTTCTGTAATATACTTGATAAGTCAATAGTTGATAAATCAAGTTTACGCAAGGAGGTAGAAATGAAAAAAATTAACGACTTACTGTACCAGCTCCATTTAACAGATCAGATGATCACTCAACTTTTTGAGAAACAATTGGGAATTAGTTTGACCCGCTATCAAATCTTGCAGTTTTTACTGCAGCAGTCACCCTGCAACCAGATTGCCGTTCAGGAGAAGTTGCAAATCGACCAGGCGGCCTTGACCCGTCATTTTAAGATACTAGAGTCAGAGGGCTATGTCAGTCGCAAGCGTAATCCGGCCAATCAACGAGAAGTCTTAGTTGAATTAACCCAAGAAGCCAAGAATCAACTCTTAGTCAGTCCGCCTAAACATCATTTGCGAGTGAAGGAACAGATGGAGAGCATCTTATCGACAACCGAGCAGAAAGAGCTAACAACTTTACTGACGAAACTAGTGTCAGGTCTAGAAAAAATAGAATTTTAAGGAGAAAACGATGTCAATCATTACTACTATTTTAGCAACCCTTGTTGCCCTCGAACATTTTTATATCTTTTATTTGGAGAGTATGGCAACCCAATCAGATGCAACCAGCCGAGTCTTTAATATGGACAAGGAAGAGTTGACTCGACCCTCTGTCACCTCACTATTTAAAAATCAAGGGATTTATAATGCTTTGCTGGGTGTCTTTCTCTTGTATGGGATTTATTTTTCGCAAAGTTTGGAAATTGTGAGCATCTTTGTTTTATTTGTGCTTGGTGCAGCGACCTACGGTTCTCTGACAGCAGACAAGAAGATTATTCTGAAGCAAGGTGGACCCGCTATTTTGACTCTGCTGAGTATTTTACTTTTGAAATAAGAAAACCAGCGTCTTTCAGGACGCTGGTTTTTGTATGCTCTTATCCATTTCGACGTTTACGGGCTAGTAGGGCTCTGTAAAAGAAGATGTGATTGTTTTGGATATAGGGAAGGAGTGAAAAGCTAGCAATTCCAAAGGTGATCCAGTTGAGGAAGTACCAAGGGAGTAGTTGTAAGTCGAGGACAAAACGCTGGAATTTATAACCCTTCATCAAGAAACGGCTGGTTTTAAGGATTTGGCTTGGTTTAGCCTGTCCTAAATCCAGAGTGTCGCAGAGGAGGAATTCTACCTGCGAGTAGGCATAATGTTGCGGTACGTAGAGGAGATTGCCTACAATCATCAAGATGAGACTCGCGAAAAAGTAGAGTCCAAAGGTCATAAGGAACTGCTCCGTTTCAACTGATGAGAGGTTTAGTTTTGGAAATTCAGGATGTAAGGCGACAAATCTCCGAGCCAAGAGATTGCTATAAAAGAGAAAATAAACGCCTACTAAGTTTGGAATACTCCATAAAAAAAGATAGAAACGTTTGAGGAGCAGGGTTAGAAAGGTTTGTGAGAAGCGCTCTTCAGCAAAGAGGGTCAGGCTTGATTTTACTGAGAGTTCCGTATCAGGATCCTTGAAGAGTCGGAGTGTCGCAAAAGCAGCACCTGCTAGAAAAATCGTGCTCACAAAAGAAACCACTAGTGGGAAGAGATAGGTTTGGAGCACTTGCGCCAGCATGCTGAAAAAGGATTGCTCTAAAACACTTTCTTGGAGACGAGCCAAGGGGTTGAGAAAGCCTGATAAGATGACCAGCATACTAGGAAGGAGATAGACAAGAAAGAGGCGGGGATTTTCAGCCTGAAATTGCCTAGTCTGCAGACGGATGTTTTTTAAATCAATTTTTGGGTATTTCATTCTCTCATTATACCATAGTTCGTGACAGTTCCAGCTTTTTTTGATAAAATCATACAGTATGCCTTTGGGCACAAAGTATGAACTGGGACTGTTTTTCCCAGCTTCGGAGGAAAAAATGTCAGATTCACCAATCAAATACCGTTTGATTAAGAAAGAAAAACACACAGGAGCTCGTTTGGGAGAAATCATCACTCCCCATGGTACCTTCCCAACGCCTATGTTTATGCCAGTTGGGACCCAAGCTACTGTCAAGACACAGTCACCAGAGGAGTTGAAGGAGATGGGTTCAGGGATTATCCTGTCTAATACTTATCATCTGTGGCTCCGTCCAGGAGACGAACTCATCGCACGCGCAGGAGGGCTCCACAAGTTCATGAACTGGGACCAGCCAATCTTGACGGATAGTGGTGGTTTTCAGGTTTATTCCCTAGCAGATAGCAGAAATATCACAGAAGAAGGAGTAACCTTTAAAAACCATCTCAATGGTTCCAAGATGTTCCTATCACCAGAAAAGGCCATTTCTATTCAGAATAATCTAGGTTCAGACATCATGATGTCCTTTGACGAATGTCCTCAGTTTTACCAACCTTACGACTACGTTAAGAAATCAATTGAACGTACTAGCCGTTGGGCTGAGCGTGGTTTGAAGGCTCACCGTCGTCCACATGACCAAGGCTTGTTTGGGATTGTGCAGGGGGCAGGATTTGAAGACCTTCGTCGTCAGTCAGCTCATGATCTTGTTAGCATGGACTTTCCAGGGTACTCTATCGGTGGACTAGCCGTTGGAGAAACCCATGAAGAGATGAATGCAGTCTTGGACTTCACAACTCAACTCCTTCCTGAAAACAAACCTCGCTATTTGATGGGAGTGGGAGCCCCAGATAGCTTGATTGATGGGGTCATTCGTGGGGTGGATATGTTTGACTGTGTCTTGCCAACTCGTATCGCTCGTAACGGGACTTGTATGACCAGCCAAGGTCGTTTGGTTGTCAAGAATGCCCAGTTCGCTGAGGACTTTACGCCACTGGATCCTGAGTGTGATTGCTACACATGTAAGAACTATACACGCGCCTACCTTCGCCACTTGCTCAAGGCTGACGAAACCTTCGGTATCCGCTTGACTAGCTACCACAATCTCTACTTCTTGCTCAATCTGATGAAGCAGGTCCGTCAAGCCATCATGGATGACAATCTCTTGGAATTTCGTGAGTATTTTGTGGAAAAATATGGCTACAACAAGTCAGGACGTAATTTCTAAAACGGAATTGATATAAGCTAAAAATCCTACGTTTTCTCGTAGGATTTTTCTTCTTTTTTTGATAGAATAGGGAGTATAATGGAATGGAAATTAGGTGGTGTTTTACTTCCTAATTTAATGGAGAATAGACTCGTATGCGTATTAAATGGTTTTCCTTGATTAGGATTACAGGTTTACTTTTGGTGCTTTTGTACCACTTCTTTCAAACGATCTTTCCTGGAGGATTCTTTGGGGTAGATGTCTTTTTTACTTTTTCAGGATTTTTGATCACTTCCCTCCTTTTAGAAGAATTTGGGAAGGCACGTCAGATTGATTTGCTGGGCTTTTTTAAGAGACGGTTTTATCGTATCGTGCCACCTGTGGTGCTGATGGTTTTAGTGACCATGCCTTTTACTTTCTTGGTTCGTCAAGACTATGTTGCTGGAATTGGTGGTCAGATTGCTGGAGTTCTCGGTTTTATGACCAACTTCTATGAAATGTTAACAGGGGGAAGTTACGAATCTCAGTTCATTCCCCACCTCTTTGTTCATAATTGGAGTTTGGCTGTTGAGGTTCACTACTACATCCTTTGGGGATTGGCTGTCTGGTTCTTATCTAAACGATCAAAATCTAGTAGTCAGTTGAGAGGGATGGTCTTTCTCCTTTCTGCTGGAGCTTTTATCATTAGCTTTTTCTCCATGTTTATTGGTAGTCTAATGGCTAGTTCCTATTCATCTGTCTACTTTTCAAGTTTGACTCATGTCTATCCCTTCTTTTTAGGAAGCATTTTGGCGACAGTTGTGGGTGTTCGTCAGACGAGCGATTTAGTAAAGCAATTTGATCGGACGTGGAATCTTCGTCAGAATCTATTGGTGTTTACTGCGGGGCTTTTGGTGCTAGTGCTCTTGACTTTCTTTGTCAAGTTCACCTACCTGTTTGCGTACTTATTTGGCTTCTTGCTAGCAAGTTTAGCGGCAGTGACCATGATTTTTGCTGCGCGTGTCTTGCATGAGAAAACGCCTGAGATACAAGAACCTCGGATAATTACATTTTTAGCGGATACTAGCTACGCGGTTTATCTCTTCCACTGGCCTTTTTATATTATCTTTTCTCAGTTGATGAGTAATCTGCCTGCTGTTATTCTGACAATCATCTTTTCTTATTTCTTTGCTATCCTATCCTTCTATATTATTGAGCCATTGATTGCCGGTAAGACCAATCCTTTAATACGGAAGATTAGTCGACTACCTCATATTAAACCGATTAGTGCTAGTGGTGTTTCCATTCTTACTTTGATTACCTTGGTTATCATAACTGTGGCTCCCCAAGTTGGAGCTTTTGAGACAGACTTGATGGTCAATGGTTTCAAGCAAGCACAGACCAATATAGGACAAACAAAAACTCTTGCTGAGCAAGCAGAGGCTAGCCGACTTGGAATTTCTGAGGGAACGAGTCTGATTGGAGATTCGGTAGCCTTGCGTGCTAATACAGCCTTACAAGAGGCCCTTCCTGAAGCAAATATCAACGCTCAGGTTAGTCGGACGACCAAGCAAGCCAATGACATCATGCTCAATAACAGCCAGAACAAGGTACTTCTAAAAACAGTTGTCATTGCAACGGGTGTAAACGGACCAGAGAATTACAAAGATGACTTAGATACGATAGTTAAAAACCTCCCCAAAGGCCACCATCTGATTCTTGTAACTCCTTATGAAGGTGACAAGAGCAAGGAGACTTACAAATCAGTTGAGCAGTATGCGGCTTATGCACGGGAATTAGCTGAAAAGAATCCTTACGTGAGCATCGCCGACTGGAATAAGGTTGCTAAGGAGCACCCTGAAATCTGGGCTGGAACCGACCAAGTCCACTTTGGAAATGATAGCAACATGATTGAAGAAGGTGCTAAGTTATACGCAGAAACAATTGCAGCTGCTGTTAAGGCCGCTCAAGAACAGCCTGTGAAATCAAAATAAAATCAAAGAGTTGGAGATATCCAGCTCTTTTAAAATATCTCCAGAAAAGAGGTCTATACCATTTACAAATGAAAAAGAAAGGTTTATAATGTAATTGACATAATAAATTCTAGAAACAATCTATCAAGGAGGTTATCATTATGCCTAATTATATTAAAGCGGATCAGTTTTTCTACCCACACGGAGTTCGTCGTGGCGGCTACTTGGAACTTGTGGATGGTAAGTTTGGAAAGCATGTAGAAGAGATTCCTGAAGGCGCTGACGTCATTGACTATACAGGATACAGCATTGCGCCAGGGCTTGTGGATACGCACATTCATGGATTTGGCGGTGTGGATGTCATGGATAATAATATCGAAGGCACCCTTCATACTATGAGTGAAGGGCTCCTCAGCATGGGAGTAACGAGTTTCTTGCCAACAACTTTGACCTCATCTTATGAGCAATTGCTTGCGGTAACAGAAAATATCGGTGCTCGTTATCAGGAAGCAAGTGGAGCTAAGATTCGGGGAATCTATTTTGAAGGGCCTTATTTCACAGAGAAATACAAGGGAGCTCAAAACCCTGCCTACATGAAAGATCCTCGTATGGATGAGTTTCGTGCTTGGCAAAAAGCAGCAAATGGCTTGCTTAATAAAATTGCCCTTGCGCCAGAGCGTGAAGGTGTAGAAGACTTTGTTCGTACGATTACGGGTGAAGGAGTGACGGTGGCTCTTGGGCACTCAAATGCGACTTTTGATGAAGCTAAAAAAGCAGTCGACGCTGGAGCAAGTGTTTGGGTGCATGCCTACAATGGCATGCGTGGGTTGACTCACCGTGAGCTCGGTATGGTTGGTGCCATGTATGAGTTGCCACATACTTACGCAGAATTGATTTGTGATGGCCACCACGTGGATCCAAAGGCCTGTGATATTTTGCTCAAACAAAAAGGAACAGAAAATATTGCTCTCATCACAGACTGTATGACAGCTGGTGGCTTGGAAGACGGCGACTACATGTTGGGAGAATTCCCAGTTGTCGTTGCAAATGGAACTGCTCGCCTCAAATCTACTGGAAACTTGGCAGGTTCTATCCTCAAACTCAAAGATGGTTTGAAGAATGTGGTCGAATGGGGAATTGCGAATCCACATGAAGCGGTCATGATGGCGAGCCTCAACCCAGCTAAATCTGTTCACATCGATGATGTCTGTGGTCAAATCCGTGAAGGTTACGACGCTGACTTTATCGTACTAGATAAAGATTTGGAATTGGTAGCAACCTACCTAGATGGTGTGAAACGTTATCAAGCATAATAAAAAGCAGAGGCTGTGATGACTCAGCCTTTGCTTTTCTATTCATAGATATCTTCAGAAAGCTAGAGGATTGTTCTATAATGAAGCAAAATCCTTTCATTGTTCTAGAAAATTCGTTATAATATACGGTACAAAGGAAGTAGTGAAAATGTATCGTGTTATAGAAATGTATGGGGATTTTGAACCGTGGTGGTTCATAGAAGGTTGGGAAGAAGATGTCATCATGAGTCAATCTTTTGACAAGTATTATGATGCTCTAAAATATTATAAATCATGCTGGTTTGAGCTGGAAAAGAAGAATCCTCTTTATAAGAGTCGGAGCGATTTGATGACTATTTTTTGGGATCCTGCTGACCAACGCTGGTGTGATGAGTGCGATGAGTATTTGCAGCAGTACCATTCTTTGGCACTTTTACAGGATGAGCAAGTCATCCCCGATGAAAAGCTACGTCCAGGTTATGAAAAACAAACAGGTCAAGAAAAACACCGTTCTTGCCGTATGAAATGGAGATAAAAAGTAACTTTTTAAGTTGCTTTTTTTATTTTTTTGCGAATAGTTAGATAAGGAGGGCGGTATGGTACAAGAAATTGCACAGAAAATTATTGCTACTGCTAAGAAAAAAGGAGCTCAGGATATCTATTTCATTCCCAAGGAAGCTACTTATGAACTTCATATGCGAATTGGTGATGAGAGGTGTTTAGTTGACTCCTATGAGTTTAATGTTTTAGCTGCTGTGATTAGTCATTTCAAGTTTGTGGCTGGGATGAATGTAGGAGAAAAGCGTCGCAGTCAGCTGGGTTCTTGTGATTATCAGTATGACGAAAAGGTTTCTTCACTGCGTTTGTCCACCGTGGGAGATTATCGGGGACATGAGAGTTTGGTCATTCGTTTGTTACACGATGAGGAGCAGGATCTGCATTTCTGGTTTCAGGATATTGGAGAACTGGGCAAGCAGTACAGGCAAAGAGGACTCTATCTATTTGCAGGTCCAGTCGGAAGTGGCAAGACGACGCTGATGCACGAATTGGCCAAATCCCTTTTTAAGGGACAGCAGGTTATGTCCATCGAAGACCCTGTCGAGATCAAGCAAGAAGAGATGTTGCAATTGCAGTTGAATGAGGCGATTGGCTTGAGCTATGAAAATCTGATCAAACTGTCTCTCCGGCATCGTCCTGATCTCTTGATTATCGGTGAAATTCGGGATAGCGAGACAGCGCGAGCAGTAGTTAGAGCCAGTTTGACAGGGGCGACGGTCTTTTCAACCATTCATGCCAAGAGTATCCGAGGTGTTTATGAACGCCTTCTGGAGTTGGGTGTGACGGAGGAGGAACTAGCAGTTGTCCTGCAAGGAGTCTGCTACCAGAGATTAATCGGGGGAGGAGGAATCGTTGACTTTGCAAACAAAGACTATCAAGAACACCAGCCAACTAGCTGGAATGAGCAGATTGACCAGCTTCTTAAAGATGGACATATCACAAGTCTTCAGGCTGAAACGGAAAAAATTAGCTACAGCTAAGCAAAAGAAAATCATCACCCTGTTTAACAATCTCTTCTCCAGTGGCTTTCATTTGGTGGAAATTATTTCTTTCTTGGGCAGAAGTGCTCTGCTGGAAAAGAACTATGTGGCCCAGATGCACCAAGGCTTGTCTCAGGGAAAATCCTTCTCGGAAATGATGGACAGTTTGGGCTTTTCAAGTGCCATTGTGACCCAGCTATCCCTAGCTGAGGTGCACGGGAATCTCCATCTTAGTTTGGGAAAGATAGAAGAGTATCTAGACAATCTGGCTAAGGTCAAGAAAAAATTAATCGAAGTGGCGACTTATCCCCTGATTTTGCTGGGATTTCTCCTGCTAATCATGCTGGGGTTGAGGAATTATTTGCTGCCTCAACTGGACAGTAGCAATATTGCTACCCAAATCATCGGCAATCTGCCACAAATTTTTCTAGGCATGGTAGGGTTTGTTTCCATACTTGCCCTTTTAGCCCTTACTTTCTACAAAAGAAGTTCCAAAATGCGCGTCTTTTCGATGATGGCACGGTTTCCCTTTCTGGGAATCTTTGTCCAGACCTATCTGACGGCCTATTACGCGCGTGAATGGGGCAATATGATTTCACAGGGAATGGAGCTGACGCAGATTTTTCAAATCATGAAGGAACAAGGTTCCCAACTCTTTAAAGAAATCGGTCAAGATCTGGCTCAAGCCCTACAAAATGGCCGTGAATTTTCTCAAACCATAGCGACCTATCCCTTCTTTAAAAAGGAGTTGAGTCTCATCATTGAGTATGGGGAAGTCAAATCCAAGCTGGGGAGTGAGTTGGAAATCTATGCTGAAAAAACTTGGGAAGCCTTTTTTACCCGAGTCAACCGCACCATGAATCTGGTGCAGCCACTGGTTTTTATCTTTGTGGCCCTAATTATCGTTTTACTTTATGCGGCAATGCTCATGCCCATGTATCAAAATATGGAGGTAAATTTTTAAAATGAAAAAACTCATGACAAATTTAAAAAAAGCCAAGGTTCAAGCTTTTACTTTGGTAGAGATGTTAGTGGTCCTGTTAATCATCAGTGTTCTTCTCTTGCTCTTTGTGCCCAACTTGACCAAGCAAAAGGATGCCGTAGATGACAAAGGAAAAGCTGCTGTTGTCAAGGTCGTGGAAAGTCAGGCAGAACTCTATCGTTTGGATAAAAATGATGATGTCAGCCTCAGCAAATTACAAGCAGACGGGCGTATCACTGCTGAGCAAGCTAAAGCCTATAAAGAATACCATGATAAACAAAAAACAAGTCAAACTGTTGCAGATTAAGGCCTTTACCATGTTTGAAAGTCTATTGGTTTTGGGACTTGTGAGTATCATTGCTTTGGCTTTATCAGGTTCAGTCCAGTCCAGTTTTGCAGCGGTAGAGGAGCAGATTTTCTTTATGGAGTTTGAAGAACTCTATCGGGAGACCCAAAAACGTAGCGTAGCTAGTCAGCAAAAGACAAGTTTAAGCTTAGACGGACAGACCATTAGCAATGGCAGTCAAAAATTGATCGTTCCCAAAGGGATTCAAGCACCATCAGGACAGACGATTCACTTTGACCGGGCTGGGGGCAATTCGTCCCTGGCTAAGGTTGAATTTCAAACCATCAAAGGAGCGATTCGCTATCAATTATATCTAGGAAATGGAAAAATTAAACGCATTAAGGAAACAAAAAATTAAGGCAGTGATTTTACTAGAAGCAGTAGTCGCTCTGGCTATCTTTGCCAGCATTGCGACTCTCCTTTTGGGGCAAATCCAACAAAATCGACGGTTAGAGGCGGAAATCTTGCAAAAAGAGGAAGTTCTACGAGTAGCCAAGATGGCCTTGCAGACGGGGCAAAATCAAGTGAAAGTCAATGGAGTGGAGATTCAGGTCTTTGCTAGCGAAAAAGGATTGGAGGTCTACCATGGGTCAGAGAAAATGTTGGATCTTAAAGAGCAGTAAGGTAAGAGCTTTTACTCTTTTAGAATCTCTGCTTGCCCTTATCGTCATTAGCGGTGGTTTGCTTCTCTTTCAAGCCATGAGTCAGCTCCTTATTTCAGAAGTGCGCTACCAGCAACAAAGCGAGCAAAAGGAGTGGCTCTTATTTGTGGACCAGCTAGAGGCTGAGTTAGAGCGTTCGCAGTTTAAAAAGGTGGAGGACAATCACCTCTATCTGAAACAAGACGGCAAGGATATCGCTATGGGTAAGTCCAAATCAGATGATTTTCGGAAAACCGATAGCAGTGGTCGAGGTTACCAGCCAATGGTTTATGGCCTCAAATCAGCTCAGATCACAGAGGAAAATCAACTGATTCGTTTTCGTTTCCAATTTCAAAAAGGCTTAG
This window contains:
- a CDS encoding MarR family winged helix-turn-helix transcriptional regulator, whose protein sequence is MKKINDLLYQLHLTDQMITQLFEKQLGISLTRYQILQFLLQQSPCNQIAVQEKLQIDQAALTRHFKILESEGYVSRKRNPANQREVLVELTQEAKNQLLVSPPKHHLRVKEQMESILSTTEQKELTTLLTKLVSGLEKIEF
- the tgt gene encoding tRNA guanosine(34) transglycosylase Tgt; protein product: MSDSPIKYRLIKKEKHTGARLGEIITPHGTFPTPMFMPVGTQATVKTQSPEELKEMGSGIILSNTYHLWLRPGDELIARAGGLHKFMNWDQPILTDSGGFQVYSLADSRNITEEGVTFKNHLNGSKMFLSPEKAISIQNNLGSDIMMSFDECPQFYQPYDYVKKSIERTSRWAERGLKAHRRPHDQGLFGIVQGAGFEDLRRQSAHDLVSMDFPGYSIGGLAVGETHEEMNAVLDFTTQLLPENKPRYLMGVGAPDSLIDGVIRGVDMFDCVLPTRIARNGTCMTSQGRLVVKNAQFAEDFTPLDPECDCYTCKNYTRAYLRHLLKADETFGIRLTSYHNLYFLLNLMKQVRQAIMDDNLLEFREYFVEKYGYNKSGRNF
- the comGA gene encoding competence type IV pilus ATPase ComGA — translated: MVQEIAQKIIATAKKKGAQDIYFIPKEATYELHMRIGDERCLVDSYEFNVLAAVISHFKFVAGMNVGEKRRSQLGSCDYQYDEKVSSLRLSTVGDYRGHESLVIRLLHDEEQDLHFWFQDIGELGKQYRQRGLYLFAGPVGSGKTTLMHELAKSLFKGQQVMSIEDPVEIKQEEMLQLQLNEAIGLSYENLIKLSLRHRPDLLIIGEIRDSETARAVVRASLTGATVFSTIHAKSIRGVYERLLELGVTEEELAVVLQGVCYQRLIGGGGIVDFANKDYQEHQPTSWNEQIDQLLKDGHITSLQAETEKISYS
- a CDS encoding DUF1033 family protein; this translates as MYRVIEMYGDFEPWWFIEGWEEDVIMSQSFDKYYDALKYYKSCWFELEKKNPLYKSRSDLMTIFWDPADQRWCDECDEYLQQYHSLALLQDEQVIPDEKLRPGYEKQTGQEKHRSCRMKWR
- a CDS encoding DUF1304 domain-containing protein; this encodes MSIITTILATLVALEHFYIFYLESMATQSDATSRVFNMDKEELTRPSVTSLFKNQGIYNALLGVFLLYGIYFSQSLEIVSIFVLFVLGAATYGSLTADKKIILKQGGPAILTLLSILLLK
- the nagA gene encoding N-acetylglucosamine-6-phosphate deacetylase, giving the protein MPNYIKADQFFYPHGVRRGGYLELVDGKFGKHVEEIPEGADVIDYTGYSIAPGLVDTHIHGFGGVDVMDNNIEGTLHTMSEGLLSMGVTSFLPTTLTSSYEQLLAVTENIGARYQEASGAKIRGIYFEGPYFTEKYKGAQNPAYMKDPRMDEFRAWQKAANGLLNKIALAPEREGVEDFVRTITGEGVTVALGHSNATFDEAKKAVDAGASVWVHAYNGMRGLTHRELGMVGAMYELPHTYAELICDGHHVDPKACDILLKQKGTENIALITDCMTAGGLEDGDYMLGEFPVVVANGTARLKSTGNLAGSILKLKDGLKNVVEWGIANPHEAVMMASLNPAKSVHIDDVCGQIREGYDADFIVLDKDLELVATYLDGVKRYQA
- a CDS encoding acyltransferase family protein, whose translation is MRIKWFSLIRITGLLLVLLYHFFQTIFPGGFFGVDVFFTFSGFLITSLLLEEFGKARQIDLLGFFKRRFYRIVPPVVLMVLVTMPFTFLVRQDYVAGIGGQIAGVLGFMTNFYEMLTGGSYESQFIPHLFVHNWSLAVEVHYYILWGLAVWFLSKRSKSSSQLRGMVFLLSAGAFIISFFSMFIGSLMASSYSSVYFSSLTHVYPFFLGSILATVVGVRQTSDLVKQFDRTWNLRQNLLVFTAGLLVLVLLTFFVKFTYLFAYLFGFLLASLAAVTMIFAARVLHEKTPEIQEPRIITFLADTSYAVYLFHWPFYIIFSQLMSNLPAVILTIIFSYFFAILSFYIIEPLIAGKTNPLIRKISRLPHIKPISASGVSILTLITLVIITVAPQVGAFETDLMVNGFKQAQTNIGQTKTLAEQAEASRLGISEGTSLIGDSVALRANTALQEALPEANINAQVSRTTKQANDIMLNNSQNKVLLKTVVIATGVNGPENYKDDLDTIVKNLPKGHHLILVTPYEGDKSKETYKSVEQYAAYARELAEKNPYVSIADWNKVAKEHPEIWAGTDQVHFGNDSNMIEEGAKLYAETIAAAVKAAQEQPVKSK
- a CDS encoding DUF975 family protein; translation: MKYPKIDLKNIRLQTRQFQAENPRLFLVYLLPSMLVILSGFLNPLARLQESVLEQSFFSMLAQVLQTYLFPLVVSFVSTIFLAGAAFATLRLFKDPDTELSVKSSLTLFAEERFSQTFLTLLLKRFYLFLWSIPNLVGVYFLFYSNLLARRFVALHPEFPKLNLSSVETEQFLMTFGLYFFASLILMIVGNLLYVPQHYAYSQVEFLLCDTLDLGQAKPSQILKTSRFLMKGYKFQRFVLDLQLLPWYFLNWITFGIASFSLLPYIQNNHIFFYRALLARKRRNG
- the comGE gene encoding competence type IV pilus minor pilin ComGE, producing the protein MEKLNALRKQKIKAVILLEAVVALAIFASIATLLLGQIQQNRRLEAEILQKEEVLRVAKMALQTGQNQVKVNGVEIQVFASEKGLEVYHGSEKMLDLKEQ
- the comGF gene encoding competence type IV pilus minor pilin ComGF, yielding MGQRKCWILKSSKVRAFTLLESLLALIVISGGLLLFQAMSQLLISEVRYQQQSEQKEWLLFVDQLEAELERSQFKKVEDNHLYLKQDGKDIAMGKSKSDDFRKTDSSGRGYQPMVYGLKSAQITEENQLIRFRFQFQKGLEREFIYRVEKAKS
- the comGD gene encoding competence type IV pilus minor pilin ComGD; translated protein: MINKKQVKLLQIKAFTMFESLLVLGLVSIIALALSGSVQSSFAAVEEQIFFMEFEELYRETQKRSVASQQKTSLSLDGQTISNGSQKLIVPKGIQAPSGQTIHFDRAGGNSSLAKVEFQTIKGAIRYQLYLGNGKIKRIKETKN
- the comGB gene encoding competence type IV pilus assembly protein ComGB, giving the protein MDISQVFRLKRKKLATAKQKKIITLFNNLFSSGFHLVEIISFLGRSALLEKNYVAQMHQGLSQGKSFSEMMDSLGFSSAIVTQLSLAEVHGNLHLSLGKIEEYLDNLAKVKKKLIEVATYPLILLGFLLLIMLGLRNYLLPQLDSSNIATQIIGNLPQIFLGMVGFVSILALLALTFYKRSSKMRVFSMMARFPFLGIFVQTYLTAYYAREWGNMISQGMELTQIFQIMKEQGSQLFKEIGQDLAQALQNGREFSQTIATYPFFKKELSLIIEYGEVKSKLGSELEIYAEKTWEAFFTRVNRTMNLVQPLVFIFVALIIVLLYAAMLMPMYQNMEVNF
- the comGC gene encoding competence type IV pilus major pilin ComGC translates to MKKLMTNLKKAKVQAFTLVEMLVVLLIISVLLLLFVPNLTKQKDAVDDKGKAAVVKVVESQAELYRLDKNDDVSLSKLQADGRITAEQAKAYKEYHDKQKTSQTVAD